In the Nothobranchius furzeri strain GRZ-AD chromosome 1, NfurGRZ-RIMD1, whole genome shotgun sequence genome, ATTAACATATTTGTTATATTTAACATCATTTACACAACCTGATGTGCATTTGTCTTGGAATATTCTCATTAAGGAGACAAAAAGACTAAACATGTAAAAAATTACAATAACAAAGAAGCAAAAATTAATAAATTACAACAATGCACCCCTAACAAGAACAAAactgagaaaaaaaattaaagagaAACCATTGACTTTGAACagaaaattgaacagttttgtgTATTTAACTTCACACCAACGGAAAGAGAAAGATACCTGGAGCAGGATCGTTAGAGGAATACAAAATATTTCCCTGAAGACTGATCTTGTCTCGTACataaatgttatttatttgtttcctCAAAAGGTTGGGTACAAATGAAGCACTTAGGGTGGTCTTTCCGTTTCACCTTGTGCACCtcctggaagaggaggaggaggaggaggaggaggaggaggaggaggaggaggaggttgttcAGAGCAGAAAGAGAATTCTTGAAAGGGTCTCAACTGGACAGGAACTTTTAGGAGTACAACGTCAACAAGCTTCTCAGTGATAACTGCAGCATCAAATTTCTGCAAAGACCAAGACAGGCGGGTTACAGTCTGTGGTGAGTCTACCATGTTAGAGAGGGAATGTGATTGCTCACCTGGCATGGCTTCTATGGGTTGATTAGAGGAATGCAGGGAGTTTATGGGCGTCCCCCTGTCCTCAAAAGCTACCTTGGTCCCATCTGTGCTCCCGTCACAGCTGATTAAAACCTGGTTACAGTCCTCTGACTCAATGAGAGGCCGGCTTTTGGAATGGACATTAACATCAATGAGATCCTCGAAGCTCCACTGGTTTGACTTCCCGTTGAGACTTGAGACCAACCCTGATTTGGTGGAGTCCTGCTCGTTCAGGAACTCCGAGTTCTCAACAAGATTCCCTTTAGGGACGGGGCTGCAGAGACAGGAGTAGGACTTAACAGAAGGGATAATGAGAACACGAGCAAGGCTCAACTTTGCTGAATGTAAAACGTGTTTAAATTCATGAAGTTCAATAAAAAGAATTagttaaaaaacacatttctttaaTGATGATCAAAAGTATCATTTTACTTCTAATTTTTCCAAAGAAGACATCCAGTGATAGTATTCACTTTTGTTCATTGCTGCACATGGAAAAGGAAGTAGCCGTGTTTCCACCGTAAGAGTTCCAGGGAATTTCTAGGAGGGCGGGTTGGTGgttcagtcctctcagctgttgtttcTCCATACAAAATCAGCTCTTTCAGGACTTTCCTAAGACTGCTAAGAGTGACATCACTGATTGGCACCAAAAGGCATCCATGTTTTATTCCGTCAAAGTACGCCGTCATTTAATGCATTCAGGAGAGAGACTGTGTGACGTAAAAAGCTCTGTAGCAGACCACAAAGCAGCAAAAATTACAacattgtggggggggggggggggggggggggtttctgcCACAATTTTTGGTGTTGGGAGTTTATTAACGGCTATTTTAAAACGGTGTGAAAATTGCTTagtttctttttctgctttctgttTACCAGCAACTCTTCCACTTTTACAAATGCTGGTTGTTTGTCGATGTGTGCTGgtgtaatttcctactgagttacaatcaATCAGCACGAGTCAACCACAAGACCCGCCCTCCAACTCTACAAAGTACATAACCAAGTTCAGGTACTCGTTTGGTCCCTGAGAGTAGTTCTCCAAGACCAGCCTGGTGGAATGGAGTAATATGCATGCTGCAAAGGTCTGGTAAAATCTGGTAAAATTACCCAGAAGCTCTGATAGTACAAATGGGCCAAAGCTCTTCCAAAATACAAGAACATTTCACATCTACAGATTATCACAAGCACTTTCCCAATCAACTGAAGGGATCTGTTGTCTTCATACCTTCCTGCTTGAATCTCATCTGTGTCTGTGCCGTTGTTCTCCTTGTCCTCAGCCTCTGACTGTCCGTTCACACTGCCTACAGGTTCTCCTCGACTCTCCACAGGCTCGTCAGAGAGCACGATGTCTTTGTCGgtctctgtggtgatgtcatccaTTTCAGCTGCAAGGACAATGGACACAGAAAACACTAGTCAGTTTATAAAAATAATGATGTGTATTCGCATTAACCACAGCAAATACAACACTGTTACTGTTCACATGTTACTGATCACATGATCAAATTATGCATGTTATATTACCAAGttagggtaacactttacaataaggatccctttattaaagTTACTTAGTAGGGCTGAACCATCTATCATTTTTGgaccgaaattgcgatttcaaacagtgtgtgtgtgtgtgtgtgtgtgtgtgggggggggggggtactgtccagAGCCGAGCCCAATTCCACAGCTGACAGCTGCACATTTAGGTTATTTTCCCTGTTTCAAGTTTCCACACACAGCGCTGGTAGAGCCGATAATAATGGCACCGTAGGTAAGCGAGGGAGCGTAGTTGAGTGGgggagagagactcctcccacaacagagcaggttcaggctgattgctaaagcttggtttatgcttcatcagcaCAAGTGCGGAGTCGTGCACgttagttgacttgaaagctcaacttctcttttaaaaatggtttgaatgtttctgatggcacACGTTAGTTCAAACTAGCTAACGTGTCAGTTTCTCTTTCAATGTGTGAGTCTCTCTCATGGAGCTGACCGCAGCATAAACCAGGCGTTATAGTTTTAGTGAGGAAACATGTGCAGCCAGCTTGCCTTGGTAATGAGGGAAAACTGTCAGCAttatttgttatttaatacatttgaaaGCTGTTTCTACCTTCAGCTTTCCTCCTTGcatttttaaagaacatttttatataaagctcctctctagataaaaatcacaattgCTTCACAATcacaaaaaacaattaaaaaaagataataataggaaaaaatattaatagctttaactgtttttattgtatgagaTAGTAAATAATAATGTGAATtatttgttgtactagattatAATCGAGACCATCCTTTCACTTAATGTACAGGATGGCTTGACGGGCTAGTGTTGtacctttgtttgcagaaaatcgtgaactgaactgaaatcgcaatttctgctagaaaaatcaCACTCAGTCTTTTCCTAAAATCGCTCAGCCctattagtgcattattaagcattaatacacCATTAAACAAAGTGTTGTCAACTGCTTTCATGCATTACATAGCATTActaaacatattatttaatgcagTATTAACTAATGTCCATTACTGAACCTAAGGGTCCAAAATTCATTCAGTAATGATTCATTACGGTTAAGTAATGCTTAGGCATCTATTAAGCATTTAGAAAGTGTTTATAAATGGATAAATGTTCATACTTTACAATAAAGGTCAAATTTTTACTTGGTAATGTTTAACTGCGGTTAGGTAGTGTTTAAATAATGCTTATGAGTCTATTAGGCATTTAGAAAGTGACACATGTTTagcctttacaataagggtccacaATGAATTCAGTAATCATTAATTATGGTTAGGTAATGCTTAAGTAAAAGCATTTGTTAACACTttatttaatggtttattaatcctaaataatgcactaagtagcattaataaagggacccttattgtaaagtgttacgcaAGTTGGTTTCTACATCATTAAAGTGTGACAAGTACTTCATATACAAAATAAAAATTCTTCCCAGAAAACATTGTAAGATAAGAAAATGTGTTGATTAGAGAGCTTGTTGCTCTAAGCATCATGAGCCATGAATGATGAATAAATCAGTTATAAACACCAAGGTTACATGAACACAAGAACAGTGAGACACTTACTTTTGGTTTCACCCAACAAGTCTAGACCATCTTCTCCGTCCTCCTGTGAACATTTATCATCGTCTCTCTAACAAAATAAACAACCAGGACATCAGTCAGCAGGGTAACGGttcagtagcctggcaagccagactaaataaatgtattatttaaactttgcaaagcaagaatttgttctagttcactaggctaacagttTAGAGCAGTTAGCTCAAACACTGCAGGAACTCACCTTTAAGTCATTTTGTTCTCCTTTTCTAGTTCTTTTCATTATTTCTTCAATTCGCTGAAGTTGGGGGACAAAGGACAGTTTAGAAAGGATTCCTTTCAAATTACAAATACAGATACTGATGAAGCTGATCCAAAGAGACAATTCTGATGAAATAGCTGTTTAAAATTCGACTAAAATTAGTCCATGTGAGTGATACATGAAGTTCCTTTTTGACTTCATACCTTCTTCCTCTCCATCCGTTCTTGCTGGTTCTGCTGCATGATGCGGTCTCTTTCCTGACGGACTCTCTCTGCCTCCTCCAGGGCTTTCGCCTCAGCCTCTTCTCGCTCCTTCTGGAGTTCGGCCTGCTTTATCGCTTCTTCTTCTGCCATTCTCACCCGTTCCTCCTCTGCAAGTCgagcttcttcctcttctttaatTTTTCTCTCCTCAGCCAGCCTCTTCTCCTCCTCCAGGCGTTTCTGTTGGGCTTCTTCTGCTAAACGCTTCTCCTCTTCTTTTCTCAGCCTGAAGAGTGGTTTGTGGATTAGTGTATTTACAAATCAAAGCATGTACAAGCTGCCAGCCTGAGTGTTGCTGATTCATGCATAATTGCTTAAACTGCTGGAGTAGCCTcacttctcctcttcctccttctgtATCCTGAGCTGCTCCTCTCGCTCCTTCTGCTCCCTCATCAGTCTGCGGTTTTCAGCCAGGATCTTGGCGGCCTCAGCAGCTGAGTTAGTGCCCGTCGCAGGCTTAGCGTCTGATGGAGAAGCAAACGCAGAAGATACGTTtaccactttctgacatcatgtcatCACTTTCTCATAGCTGAGGGTCGGGTTTCGGTTCCTTTACTCGACAACATCACAGAGAGAGGACACCAATTGCTGAAAGTCTGCTGAGGGAGAAAGCAGCGCCTTGTGCAGCTTTCACATGATCAAACTTTACTTTCTAGGAACAAAATGATTCCCAGAAGCGTTTAAGTAATGTGATAACATTAAGACCAAAGACTGGATTAACTAAAAAGTACTGCTACTGCTGAACGTTCACTCTAAGTATTTTTGAGGTTATGGTAGACAACTCCTAAACTCACCTTTAATGTTACAGTAATTAATAAAGTTTTCAGGGATTTTCAAGCATTTTCAAAGTAAATGATCACATTTTTCTAGAACCACAATTTAGAGTTAATATACACATTTTAGCTGAAAAGTTGTGAACTTCAACCTTATATTTCCTCTTCCTACCATCATCCTTAACACCCCCATCTTAAAAAGCTGCTTCTTTTGCGTTTCATGCAGGAAGCTAATAGAGGGTTTGGCTCTTGTTTCAAGCATGTTTTGAACTTAAGATTTTCCAGCAAGAGGCCATTAAAGCAGCAAATGCCCGGTGTGCCGTGTCCTTCTGCTCACTGTTCCTTTAGAAGagacacaaaaacggagttttttcacacgaaaacggatctttttaaaaactccggccaaagtgaagatctgcgttttctccgttttgggtgtctgcgtgtggacagacaaaaccagagttttaaggtccgcaacgtcactttccgcgacaaaaaaatgctgacatcacgtgtgcgacctgtgtttacactagccgacagcatggatgcccacagagctgcgctcgctttatcaattgtctaaGCGCTTTTTgctggtttgtttttgcaagaggaattactgctccttgcggaagaccacagacgaaggacgaggttaagaacgggggaagtactgccgcctacaggtctggcatgtccttaacaacgtatttatccgggtacgtgtggacagagattttattttaaacgaggtggtgtggatgcaagtttttggaggggcggatattcgttttttaaaaaacccggctacgtgtggactaggccttatgtTCTTTATTATGAACTGAGCAGTTAGGAAATCGAGCTCTTTCCCTTAAAACCCCTAAAAACACCTAATTGAAATCCAAGTATTTTGAAGGATTTCAAGCACCTGAGCAAAGCTAGGATGCTTCCAAACATCCCCACTTGCACCGAGCTCACTATGCATTTACAGCACTCACCTGCACAGCCACAACAAAAGCCTGCATTTCTTGCAGTCCACAATACTGTCCACAGGGAGGCAGACACAACCGTACATCCACACATTTAACAGGATGTGACTCCAGCAGGGACTTAATGAATCTCCTGCTCCACAGGCACTTATAGCAGCCAAAGCTGCTGCCACGTCAGTCTgcagcatgcacatgcacacacacacacacacacaaatgcatttcATTGTCTGACTATAAGCATAGTGGTGCACTGTTTTTAAACTAAAATAAGTCCCATTTGAAGCAGCTCCAGATTACTGggagttttaatgaagtaaaaagataAGACATGATGTTTTTACCAGTAGTTTAAATGAGTAGTGTAGATTTATTGTAGACAAATAAGATTTATTGTCACTTAAACACACGTGTAAAATCCAATAACCTTTTTTCTTGATTTAACTTCTGTTTACATATTTTGGTGTAAAAATGTGTTTGGACAGCAGGAACAACACAATGCCACCATGCAGAAACCATTTTTAAAGAGACACTGATTTAGGGCAGAACAATTCTGGAAAATAACATAATTgcaatttttttcttcaatattctAATTGTGATTTAATTCACGAtgattttctcaaggggctttttcAGATTTTTCAACGAGCAGAAGCAAAATAAACCTAAgtaatagggctgaacgatctatcgtttttggaccgaaattgcgatttcaaacagcaagaacacgtgaccgtcaaagctgcattttgactgatccaggatcagttgtgtaactttttttttttttttacatccggggTTTTCCCCCCGTGTTATGGCGGTGGCAAAAGCCAGCGCGGAGGGTACCATTCAGAGacgagcccaactccacagctgcatgttcaggttattttccctgttttatgttcccacacacagcgctgctagagccaATAATAATGGTGACGTAGGTGAGCCcgggtcagagagagagagactcgtcCCACAAcggagcaggttcaggctgatttctaaagcttggtttatactTCAACAGCACGAGTGTGGAGTCATGCACgttagttgacttgaaagctcaacttgtcttttaaaaatggtttgaatgtttctgatggtGCACGTTAGTTCAAACTAGCTAAGGTCTCAGAATGTGTGCATCTCTCTCACGGAACTGACGTTAGCgaggaaaaactatcagacgGCTTCAAAAAACGTGCAGCCGGCCAGCCTtggtaatgcagggaaaactgtgtgcatttttttttatttaatacatttaaaagccaTTTCTATCTAACGATTGCCTCCATGCATTTTTAGAGTAGAACATGTTATataaagctcctctctagataaaaatcacaatttgcttTGCAAACGCATACAAAAAAGATActaatgggagaaaatattaatagctttaactgtttttattgtatgattaaatagtaaatattaatgtgaatgatttgttgtactagattggaaactagaccatcttttcacttaatctacaggatggcttggcaggctagtgttggatctttgtttgcagaaaatcgtgaactgaactgaaatcgcaatttctggtagaaaaattgcaattcaatcctttcctaaaatcgttcaccCCTACTATGTAACTTGAACTGAATATAAACAAATTTATacatctacatatttatctacatatcttatcaacaagtttatttgtctacataaaaATTCACAAGTAAAGGTGCAATGctgtgcagccaggagcacatcccttgaaggagcataggtattagcatcaattgTGAAAATGTATTTGCAGGAACGAAGTGTGTCCTGTTTactgaagtcttttgtgtttagtttttgacgtcttgtccatgcagagcttccacaGTTCAGTTACATCCATAGGTGCTAGTCATAATACTCAGTGGAGTTAAAAGTCTCatggttttctagctttactaaaatgtACTTATTTGActgatggcagtttttactttttattagactctaaATGTAATCAGTTGGCATGttcctaattcataatttgtaagaatgtaatcggcaatattagcattagcatcccttatGGATTTTCCCATgactattagcattgtgctaaccactcattgccagtcaaatcgcagcctttgcaattagaaattctccttttgtcacatcgcgatTAATTGCGTAtggcatatgcaattaatcgttcagccctacacTGATTGCTTACTTGAATGAGACATGCCGCAGCACAATAATAGGAAGATTCTTCTGTCAGTTCAGAAGTTTGTTTGAATCAGCAAAACTAAAGGATTTATGAGGTTCACAGCTAAGATGCTAAATATTTTATCAAGCAGGGTGCTTGAGTTTCCAAAACAGACCGAATGTCTGGAAGAATCAAAGCAAACATCCTAGTTGCATCACTGTGTGTGAATAATACAATGAATTGAACCACATATTTAATTTCGGACCTTTTAAGGCATCAGCTCACcatctttgtctttggtcttgcaGGAATCGGAGGACAGTGAAGCCACAGCCTGAACAGGACCCAGATCCTTGGATTTGGAGTCCCTCTTTCTGAGGGTTGGGGGCCCAGTTGGCGTGAGAGATGGTTTCTGGataggtggaggtttagctgatGTTGGCTGAGGAGATGGAGGACGCTGTTTCATTGCAGCTGGTGAAGGTGGACGCATCCTGGGACTTTGCCTGTTAAGAGAAATTATTcagagtgatttgtttttgtttattgaaaGATTATAAAACCAAAAGCAAGATTGCAACAACCTTTAACAACTCCTTACTTGGTTGCTGCTGGAGACGGGGTTCTCTTTGGCGCTGGATTGGGTGCTGGTGATGGTGAGCGGTTACGTACCAAGGTGGAGGATGGGGAGGCGGGGCGCTGCCCCTGAGGCGATGATAAAGGCTTTTctttctgtacacacacacacacacacacgcacacacacacaaatcatttTTAACATTCTTTGTAAATCTTGATGCTCCAAGAAGATACTGGTTACTCAAGGTAGAACACGGGTAATACAATGCTAACGTATTCTTGCATCTCATGCATTTTTAAAGCCGGTGTTAAACACGGTGTCAGAAATCAGCTGCAAAGTCAGTGGACATAAAAACACAGGTATATACGACCATGGCCTTTTCTAATCAGTACGTGTAGCATCTGTGTTTGACACTGTGCTTATGAGAAATAATGACACTCTTACATACTATTCAACAAAAAATACTGaggaataagtagaacaataaacCAATGGTGTGTGACAATAACGCCCTACTTTAAAACGGTTTGatcatttgaagaaaaaaaaaagaatagtaACACAGGCAGCTTAGAAGTGATATTATACATTTTCTCAATAGGAAAATTaaagaaacaacaacaaaaataaaaaaatattaaaaaaaaaatagaaagaaaCTGGGGGTGAACTTTAAAATTTTTTAAACGTTCTGACTCAAGAGCAGATCCGGCTTTTTAATCTTAAGAAATGAGACCCATTTGTCCTTGAAATGGAAGTACACATTTAAATTATCTTTAGTACTCTATGAACACCAATCCTTAACTGTTCTACAGGAGGGCAGGGCCACACAACACCCTACTGATGTCAACAAGCACAGTAACATGAACTGTACTGACAGGTTAACATCTAAATAAGTGCAACAATTCTATgttgtttgcttttaaacaagattTGCTTTTAATGCCCTAAAACAGCAGTTCTCAAACGTTTCAGCTTCAGATACACAAAATAGCAACTGACAAGACAAGAAATGCACCGAAAATTCAGCCACCAAAAATGACCCAAAAGAGCATTTTCTGTTTTCAGCAAAAACACCTAAATCACCGAAACAACACAGCCAAAACTGGCCGTCAGGAGAATATcatttcttatggtttttaacaaTTATGCAAGAAAtgtagcttcagcaattagttttctATTTAATTTTGAATTCTGGAAATCATCTCAAAACCCCCTGTACAGTTCTTGGTCAACCAGAgtggggtttatgtagttgtctgaaaatgtaacacttaaaaaaaatacaaaaaaaaaaagcttgataATACTGAAAAGTgtggtcacaataaccgcgagGCTACAGTTTCACATCGTGACAACGCTAGATGGGAGTTTATcgctcttaagccgggcgtacactgtgcgactttttcacttttttgagccgattttccagtcgtgcgagaatccacgacatcggggcgagttttgcgctgagcggtcgtgtagtgtacagggggtttcgagaggcgattaacaccacgtgaccagctaccgatcagcagtcgtgagctcgcacaaacttctggcgtgtttaatatgtcgctcgtccctcgtgagggtatcacactgttgaagcggcgctgcgacccaaaaagtatcagaaccgctcacggcgcatgcgcaatcctgcatcaacgccgctcgctatttccctaaaaagacacgctgttcgtttttgtttctacacgttttttttactcacaaagattgtcaagaaagcgtgtttgtcgtgttcatgtcaaattaaactgatcacaaaacacagatttactttcattatttcattttcctcatccaaccccataaatccctgtgtgtcctcctgcagcactcccaaaggacaacaggcaaaacaagacaaaaaagtctgacgtgttgtgtaaaaactgctatttttagcatatgttttagggccgacgtgttgctaccagacgtacagtgtgagcagtcagatcgcaaccgagaactgggtcttgcagtgtgagcacatgactagtgaggtctgccctgcgaggaagtcgtagtttgagctgaagctgagtgctacgagtgaaaaagtcgcacagtgtccgcccagcttaagactCATGTGcacaacagaactccttcagaaacAGCTCTTTCACTCCTGCAGAGTAGGACAGCAGTGTGCATGGCCCTCACAAGTGGCTCAGGGCCAATACTGTGAGTTATATGTAATGTAGAAGATGGTAGAAATGCTTGACACTGAAATAATTCCACTCAAGTTTCATGCAACTACAGAGCAATACATGAAGCTGTGAATTCTGATCCTCTCCCACTGTGGGTGTAAAAGGGAGAGAGGACAATTGAATGGTGAGAAAAGTCAGAGGCTGCAGATCAGGATTCATGGTCAGGGTGGAGTCTGCTTTGCATGGCCTCATCAGTCCATAATCAGGCCACTGTGGATCGCTTTGTCTCATGCCATTACAATGAAGCCCTTCACACCAGAGAGGAGGATGAGGATCTGCAGATTATAGGAAGGAGCCAGGCACCATGGGCCACCAACTCAGAACACACAGAAAAGAGTTGTGTAACGCAGTAGCAACAATTACACCAAAGTAAAAACACATTTAACATATGAGTGACCAAGAATGTTTTAGAGCACAGGAGGAGCTGTATTTCCCTATGGTTAGCATCCCACAGAGGTACTTTGACAGGCAAATGTAGTTAGACGTGCATATAAATCACAGACTGTCCTGCTTTCTTTTTTACTGGGTGTGATCCAGTTTCAGTGTAGAAAAGCAGACATCTGCTGTAATGACAAGGTAAACCCCAACCAGCCTCTGCAAAATCAACTGTTACcagaaaaaattaataaaatgcaATCAAAAATGTCTACCAGagaaataaaagcaaaatattcagaTTCAGAATTATTTCCTGCAACATTTCTATTTGTTTCCATTGCATTTCACtgtgtacacacgcacacacgcacacacacacacacacacacacacacacacacacacacacacacacacacacacacacacacacacacacacacacacacacacacacacacacacacacacacacacacacacacactgtgttgaGTGAAGCCGAGTTAAATTTTATGGTTAAAATCTCATTCAGGTTACTCTCATCAGCAAACACATCTAAACAACGAACAGGTTTAAAGTGTTTCATCAAAAACAAAATGAGCTGTAATGCTATTAAAGTAACTCACTTTTAAAAAGTTAATTTGAATTCGGAATAAAATGGTTTATTTGCTGACATTGGAAACCATTAGACTTCCCACCTGAGAAGGGTCGAGGGCTTCACTGGCCGATTTGGAAGTGGTCATGCCGCTCTTCTGTCGGTCAATGCTGCGGCTGCGTACGGGTCCACGAGATGGGTGCAGGGGACTGGCAGATGCTGAACGAGGACACAGGTGACACTCTGGTAAAGGACACAGTCATCCCAGGACCAGGGCAGCACAACCAGTAGGAGGAGGGAGAAGCAACCGAAATGGGCAGCAAAGCAGCGAAAACAGCAACGAGGGAGGATGAAATAAGGATGGATTGGGAGACAAAGGCAGAGTAAGGAGAGAAAATGAAGAGTGGAGAGGGGATAGATTGTTGGAAATTGCAGGAAAGTGTTTTTGTGACGGGGGAGGGGAGCACACAAAAAGCACTTTGTTAGATATAGCACTTTATGCAGGCAGGTTGAGTTCTAATAGCTAAGCAAATGAATGGAGAACGCATCAATCTGACAAAAACACCAAACGCCCTGCTTCCTCCACAACATGGATCTGAACACCAAACCCTACACAACACCACAGTCAAATGCtacaaacacaacacacacacacacacacacacacacacacacacacacacacacacacacacacacacacacacacacacacacacacacacacacacacacacacacacacacacacacacacacatttcaaaaCTATATTAGTACGCCGAACACACACACTGTGCCACTTCTTGTTTCTCCATTATGCAACAATAAGTGAGAAATGAGGCCTTTGAGCACTTCCTACTGTTATGATGTTCAGCTTCATTATTATGAGACAGAAAACATGTTGCAACCTATGTGGTGCTGATGACTTTTTAAAAAATGCCATTACATGAACAAGCACCAGAGGAAATAGTGTTGTTCTCCATGTTGCTGTGTCAGATTGAGGGATTAGCCTTCATAATC is a window encoding:
- the map7d3 gene encoding MAP7 domain-containing protein 2 isoform X15, with amino-acid sequence MAEGATTLKGLRAQMAAAAQAQAEERRSLAGNSPGPTANISSKPQGCKPVIDGAALRVDDRLRVAKERREEADRKQALRESQIMERERKAKLQVERQQEERQKKVEEQRRKEEQKRLAVEEKRKQKQEEEKEHYESVMRRTMERSQRVEQRQKRWSWGGISTDQDGRAVEKRSSSTTNLKQPSEAGINKRLSSSSAALTKSPDKASASPLHPSRGPVRSRSIDRQKSGMTTSKSASEALDPSQKEKPLSSPQGQRPASPSSTLVRNRSPSPAPNPAPKRTPSPAATKQSPRMRPPSPAAMKQRPPSPQPTSAKPPPIQKPSLTPTGPPTLRKRDSKSKDLGPVQAVASLSSDSCKTKDKDDAKPATGTNSAAEAAKILAENRRLMREQKEREEQLRIQKEEEEKLRKEEEKRLAEEAQQKRLEEEKRLAEERKIKEEEEARLAEEERVRMAEEEAIKQAELQKEREEAEAKALEEAERVRQERDRIMQQNQQERMERKKRIEEIMKRTRKGEQNDLKRDDDKCSQEDGEDGLDLLGETKTEMDDITTETDKDIVLSDEPVESRGEPVGSVNGQSEAEDKENNGTDTDEIQAGSPVPKGNLVENSEFLNEQDSTKSGLVSSLNGKSNQWSFEDLIDVNVHSKSRPLIESEDCNQVLISCDGSTDGTKVAFEDRGTPINSLHSSNQPIEAMPEI